One stretch of Candidatus Binatia bacterium DNA includes these proteins:
- the argD gene encoding aspartate aminotransferase family protein — MKFEPDVATLREKFFRHVCQTSPAPLGIVVRHASKCEIAGADGRTYLDLLSGMGVANVGHNHPEVVRAVEQQLHRHLHVSVYGEMIQEAQVLLAEALARVTPGDLSVVYFTNSGAEAIEGAMKVARKFTERPRFVAFHGSFHGDTFGALSLGGNSRYREPFEPLLPVVDFLPFGELEALERIGHDVAAVFVEPIQSEGGVRIPPEDFLPALRHRCNQVGALLVCDEVLTGFGRTGKLFACSHWEVVPDLLVVAKALGGGLPLGAFIGREEVMATLSHDPPLAHVTTFGGHPLSCAAGLASLRILERENLTQRSAELGELWCRELREILGNDVREVRGRGLLIGIEFPDAESTRRFTARCLELGLIVNWTLHCDNVVRLLPPLCIEPQQLQEATRRMRQAVTAL; from the coding sequence ATGAAGTTCGAGCCCGATGTGGCAACCTTGCGAGAGAAATTTTTCCGGCATGTCTGCCAGACTTCGCCGGCCCCCTTGGGCATCGTTGTCCGCCATGCTTCGAAGTGCGAGATCGCGGGCGCGGATGGGCGAACATACCTGGATTTGCTTTCGGGTATGGGGGTGGCGAACGTCGGCCATAATCACCCAGAGGTTGTCCGCGCGGTCGAGCAGCAGCTTCACCGGCATTTGCATGTATCGGTCTACGGAGAAATGATCCAAGAAGCGCAGGTGCTGTTGGCGGAGGCGTTGGCTCGCGTGACACCGGGAGATTTGTCTGTCGTGTACTTTACCAACAGCGGGGCCGAGGCGATCGAGGGTGCAATGAAGGTGGCACGCAAGTTCACGGAGCGGCCTCGCTTCGTGGCCTTTCACGGTTCGTTTCATGGCGACACCTTCGGTGCCTTATCTCTGGGCGGCAACTCGCGATACCGCGAGCCCTTTGAACCGTTGTTGCCGGTGGTGGACTTTTTGCCGTTCGGCGAGCTCGAGGCTCTCGAACGCATTGGGCACGACGTTGCCGCCGTGTTCGTGGAACCGATCCAAAGCGAGGGCGGCGTGCGCATTCCTCCCGAAGATTTTCTCCCGGCTTTGCGGCACCGGTGCAACCAAGTGGGAGCTTTGCTGGTATGCGATGAAGTACTCACTGGGTTTGGTCGAACGGGCAAGTTGTTTGCGTGCAGTCACTGGGAAGTCGTTCCGGATCTGTTGGTGGTGGCCAAAGCTCTCGGCGGAGGCTTGCCCTTAGGAGCATTCATTGGTCGAGAGGAGGTCATGGCGACGCTCAGCCACGACCCTCCGCTCGCTCACGTCACCACCTTCGGAGGGCACCCGCTGAGTTGTGCCGCTGGTTTGGCGTCGCTGAGAATCTTGGAGCGGGAGAACTTGACGCAACGCTCCGCGGAGTTGGGTGAGTTGTGGTGCCGGGAACTTCGCGAGATACTCGGGAATGACGTCCGCGAGGTGCGCGGTCGAGGACTGCTCATTGGAATCGAGTTTCCTGATGCCGAGTCGACAAGGCGTTTTACCGCGCGCTGCTTGGAGCTGGGACTGATCGTGAACTGGACTTTGCATTGCGATAACGTCGTGCGCCTGCTGCCTCCCCTGTGTATCGAGCCACAGCAACTGCAGGAAGCCACCCGGAGAATGCGCCAGGCTGTGACGGCGCTGTGA
- a CDS encoding acyl-CoA reductase: MPGEVVTERQTALQCNAAEESGCSAAEAERRVQAACMGPARLRSIPTRELVARVGRVVEAWLQPDSFWMAKAVAKLPAATGFHQRMIAHALPFQLEMVMASELLKFLDREIGPPEVMDHRDRPQRLVVHIISGNIPALAAVPMVLGVVTKQPTIIKPAAGDPLFAHLFWESMHSLDPEICAALAVIDWRGGVSPAEAVVLDAADVVVAMGGTEAMAALAQRVGRRLHALGPRLSFAFIGRECLSGESEAGAWARALAYDVSVWDQRGCLSPQIAFVEDGAPVGPGDFARMLADSLAGLCTELPPRRLALEEQLAVIAFRDEAEWRPGTELLASTGSLNWAIALESSPRFLPTPLHRCVRIQPIADVRDLLPLLAPHKPLLEAAGVAVSPERWARVRGVLFEAGVHWVTPLGSMQRPTLQWRPGGRSRIEGWFS, translated from the coding sequence GTGCCCGGCGAGGTCGTAACCGAACGGCAAACTGCATTGCAGTGCAACGCGGCGGAAGAATCCGGTTGCTCGGCTGCCGAAGCGGAGCGCCGGGTCCAAGCGGCTTGCATGGGTCCGGCTCGTTTGCGCTCGATTCCGACGCGCGAGCTAGTTGCCCGGGTAGGGCGGGTAGTGGAGGCTTGGTTGCAGCCTGATTCGTTTTGGATGGCCAAGGCTGTGGCCAAGCTGCCTGCAGCCACGGGATTCCATCAAAGGATGATTGCCCACGCGCTGCCCTTTCAGCTCGAAATGGTGATGGCCAGTGAATTGCTGAAGTTCTTGGATCGGGAGATCGGCCCGCCGGAGGTCATGGACCATCGTGACCGGCCGCAACGCTTGGTCGTGCACATCATCTCCGGTAACATTCCCGCGCTGGCCGCGGTGCCGATGGTTCTCGGAGTGGTGACCAAACAACCGACCATCATCAAGCCGGCTGCGGGCGATCCACTGTTTGCGCATTTGTTTTGGGAGTCCATGCACAGCTTGGATCCGGAGATTTGCGCGGCGCTCGCCGTGATCGACTGGCGCGGCGGAGTTTCGCCTGCGGAGGCAGTTGTCCTGGACGCTGCGGACGTCGTGGTCGCCATGGGGGGCACGGAGGCAATGGCTGCGCTGGCGCAGCGAGTGGGTCGGAGACTGCATGCCTTGGGGCCACGGTTGAGTTTCGCTTTTATCGGGCGAGAGTGTTTAAGCGGTGAAAGCGAAGCTGGGGCATGGGCACGCGCGCTGGCGTATGACGTGAGTGTTTGGGACCAACGTGGTTGCCTCTCGCCCCAGATAGCCTTCGTCGAGGATGGGGCTCCGGTAGGCCCAGGCGATTTTGCACGCATGCTTGCGGACAGCTTGGCGGGGTTGTGTACGGAGCTGCCGCCGCGAAGGCTGGCGCTGGAGGAGCAACTTGCAGTGATTGCCTTTCGCGATGAAGCCGAATGGCGGCCGGGGACAGAACTTTTGGCGAGCACAGGCAGCTTGAACTGGGCCATCGCTCTGGAAAGCTCGCCGCGGTTTTTACCGACGCCACTGCATCGTTGTGTGCGCATTCAGCCGATCGCGGATGTTCGAGATCTCCTTCCGCTGTTGGCACCGCACAAACCGTTGCTCGAAGCGGCCGGCGTTGCCGTGAGTCCAGAGCGTTGGGCTCGAGTGAGAGGGGTGCTGTTCGAGGCGGGGGTGCACTGGGTGACGCCATTGGGGAGCATGCAGCGGCCAACGCTGCAGTGGCGGCCAGGCGGACGAAGTCGGATCGAGGGATGGTTTTCATGA